One stretch of Tenacibaculum sp. MAR_2010_89 DNA includes these proteins:
- a CDS encoding rhomboid family intramembrane serine protease, with protein MNDKDELKGSNSLFLIPLSFVILIWLVYWVEIKFGFNFNKYGVFPRTLKGVRGVILSPFIHSDTSHLFNNSIPLFVLSSILFFFYNKVADKVLIYGGLLTGILTWLIAREAHHIGASGIVYLLFSFTFFSGIIKKHFRLIAVSLVIIFLYGSMVWYVLPIKEGMSWEGHLSGFLIGSIFSFIFRKEGIVKENFQFSKTEFDEMFDDEGNYLPPEIIDQEEIESLKEINYKYIYIEEE; from the coding sequence ATGAATGATAAAGATGAATTAAAAGGCTCAAATAGTTTATTTTTAATCCCATTAAGTTTTGTAATCTTAATATGGCTTGTCTATTGGGTTGAAATTAAATTTGGTTTTAATTTTAATAAGTATGGTGTTTTTCCAAGAACCTTAAAAGGTGTTAGGGGGGTAATACTATCTCCATTTATACATAGCGATACAAGTCATCTATTTAATAATTCAATACCTTTATTTGTATTATCATCAATACTTTTTTTCTTTTATAATAAAGTTGCTGACAAAGTTTTAATTTATGGTGGTTTACTTACAGGTATTCTCACATGGTTAATAGCAAGAGAAGCACATCATATAGGAGCTAGTGGTATTGTTTATTTACTTTTTAGTTTTACTTTTTTTAGTGGTATAATAAAAAAACATTTTAGATTAATAGCAGTATCCCTAGTTATTATTTTTCTATATGGTAGTATGGTTTGGTATGTCTTACCAATTAAAGAAGGAATGTCATGGGAAGGACATTTATCAGGTTTTTTAATAGGAAGTATTTTTTCATTTATTTTTAGGAAAGAAGGTATTGTTAAAGAAAATTTTCAGTTTTCTAAAACTGAATTTGATGAAATGTTTGACGATGAAGGTAATTATTTACCACCTGAAATTATTGATCAAGAAGAAATAGAAAGCTTAAAAGAAATTAACTATAAATATATTTACATAGAAGAAGAATAA
- a CDS encoding TonB-dependent receptor, protein MRTKFNGILTLLLAFLVHVTYAQDKVISGTVSDESGPLPGVTILKKGTTNGTETDFDGNYSLKVKTGDILVFSFVGMKTAQKVVGSSNRIDITLQNDNLLDEVVVVAYGTQSKKAIVGSVSILNNEIIEKQQVVSVTNALQGSVPGVNIISAGGQPGDNPTIRVRGVASINADASPLIVLDGTPYNGNINSISSDQIESMTVLKDAASTALYGSRGSNGVILITTKKGKFNAPTRVTVRSSVGFANQAVKPHELMSTDDQFRYTWEAIRNTNQYVNGQSAALAGTNASNSLVSGLGYNPYGPSVPNPVDANGNLVTSNKLWDTDWRALLFNDSAIRTEHGLTASGGSETSSFFFSVNYLDQEGTISKSDFERVTTRLNYSGKLKDWLELGFNTSYSTSSQNNPTQSGNSFQAATQWTTSVSSLYPVYRRDANGQFVLDNKGNKIFDYGNTAGQAVNGTRAVFEGENGYGALFNYINVNKRDNLQANGHIQFNLTEDLNFRSTLGFEKVIFDSYAYVHNEFGFAANVGGRVTQNRNITSTLNFINALNYSKTFGNHSLSASLIQEAYKLKTEGLNAQGVGFLPNVQVLDGSTTPENVGGFINEERLESYLGRLSYNYNEKYYLEGSYRRDGSTKFDESVRWGDFFSVGGSWILSNESFLEGNDIINYLKLKGSYGELGNNRGIGNFPYLSLFNTGWNELANTGVVLGSVSDPVLTWEKTSLSNIGLDFGILNNRINGSVEYYNKKSIDLIYDVPLPFSTGNSSIRTNAGSIGNSGVEVNLNSQNIVNDNFEWNTNLNLTFQKNEILELTQDQFINGTKLWKVGNSLYEFFIREYAGVDPATGEALWYRDDANGNKVTTNDYSVATRYQTGKESLPDIVGGLTNSFKYKNWDLNILMNFSLGSYVYDSTYAGLMGGFENLGRAASPDLVNRWQNPGDVTDIPRLQASNNDFSAQSDRFLFKNDYLRVKALTLGYSLPTDVVERAGLSRFRIYFQGDNLLTFQSHKGIDPEQSLAGTTNSRSFNQRIYSFGINLEL, encoded by the coding sequence ATGAGAACAAAGTTTAATGGAATTTTAACGCTCTTGTTAGCGTTTCTTGTTCATGTTACCTATGCGCAAGATAAAGTCATTTCAGGTACTGTTTCAGATGAATCTGGTCCTTTACCTGGGGTTACTATTTTAAAGAAAGGTACCACAAATGGTACTGAGACAGATTTTGATGGTAATTATTCTTTAAAAGTTAAAACAGGTGATATTCTTGTTTTTAGCTTTGTAGGAATGAAAACTGCTCAAAAGGTTGTTGGATCTTCAAATAGAATTGATATCACGTTACAAAATGACAATCTTCTTGATGAAGTTGTAGTTGTAGCATATGGTACTCAAAGTAAAAAAGCTATTGTAGGTTCGGTTTCTATTTTAAATAATGAGATTATAGAAAAGCAACAAGTAGTATCTGTTACCAATGCACTTCAAGGTAGTGTTCCTGGGGTAAATATTATTTCTGCTGGGGGTCAACCTGGTGATAACCCAACGATTCGTGTTCGTGGTGTAGCTTCGATTAATGCAGATGCTTCTCCACTTATCGTTTTAGATGGTACTCCTTATAATGGTAACATTAACTCTATTAGTTCTGATCAAATTGAGTCTATGACAGTATTAAAAGATGCTGCTTCTACCGCTCTTTATGGATCTAGGGGTTCAAACGGGGTAATCTTAATTACTACTAAGAAAGGTAAATTTAATGCACCTACAAGAGTAACTGTTAGATCTTCTGTTGGTTTCGCAAATCAAGCTGTTAAGCCTCATGAGTTAATGAGTACTGATGATCAGTTTAGATATACTTGGGAAGCAATTAGAAATACTAATCAGTATGTAAATGGTCAATCTGCAGCTTTAGCTGGAACTAACGCATCTAATAGTTTAGTATCTGGTCTTGGTTACAACCCTTACGGACCAAGTGTTCCAAATCCAGTAGATGCTAATGGTAACCTTGTTACATCTAACAAATTATGGGATACTGATTGGAGAGCTTTATTATTTAATGATTCTGCTATTAGAACAGAGCATGGTTTAACTGCATCTGGTGGTAGTGAAACTTCTAGTTTCTTCTTCTCAGTTAATTACTTAGATCAAGAAGGTACAATTTCAAAATCTGATTTTGAACGTGTTACTACAAGGTTAAACTACTCAGGTAAGTTAAAAGATTGGTTAGAATTAGGTTTCAATACTTCTTATTCTACGTCAAGCCAAAATAACCCTACACAATCTGGAAATTCTTTCCAAGCTGCTACACAATGGACAACAAGTGTTTCTTCATTATACCCTGTATACAGAAGAGATGCAAACGGTCAATTTGTATTAGATAACAAAGGAAATAAAATTTTTGATTACGGTAATACTGCAGGTCAAGCAGTAAACGGAACAAGAGCTGTTTTTGAAGGAGAAAATGGGTATGGTGCTCTTTTTAACTATATCAATGTTAATAAGCGTGATAACTTACAGGCTAATGGACATATTCAATTTAACTTAACTGAAGATTTAAACTTTAGATCTACTTTAGGTTTTGAAAAAGTAATTTTTGATTCTTATGCATATGTTCATAATGAATTTGGATTTGCTGCTAATGTTGGTGGTAGAGTTACACAAAATAGAAATATTACTTCTACTCTTAACTTTATTAATGCTTTAAATTATTCTAAGACATTTGGAAATCATAGTCTTTCTGCTAGTTTAATTCAAGAGGCATACAAATTAAAAACTGAAGGTTTAAATGCTCAAGGTGTTGGATTTTTACCAAACGTACAAGTATTAGATGGTAGTACAACTCCAGAAAATGTTGGTGGATTTATCAATGAAGAAAGATTAGAATCTTATTTAGGTAGACTTTCTTATAACTATAATGAAAAGTATTACCTTGAAGGGTCATACAGACGTGATGGTTCTACAAAATTTGATGAATCAGTTAGATGGGGTGATTTCTTCTCTGTTGGTGGTTCATGGATATTATCAAACGAATCTTTCTTAGAGGGTAATGATATTATTAACTACTTAAAATTAAAAGGTTCTTATGGTGAATTAGGTAACAATAGAGGTATTGGAAATTTCCCATATTTATCGTTATTTAATACTGGATGGAATGAATTAGCTAACACAGGAGTTGTTTTAGGTTCTGTATCTGATCCTGTATTAACTTGGGAGAAAACTTCTTTATCAAATATTGGTTTAGATTTTGGTATACTTAACAACAGAATTAATGGTAGTGTTGAATATTACAACAAAAAATCTATCGATTTAATATATGATGTTCCATTACCTTTCTCTACTGGTAACTCAAGCATTAGAACTAATGCTGGTTCTATTGGTAACTCAGGGGTTGAGGTTAACTTGAACTCTCAAAATATTGTTAATGACAATTTTGAGTGGAATACAAACTTAAACTTAACATTCCAGAAAAATGAAATACTTGAATTAACTCAAGATCAATTCATTAACGGAACAAAATTATGGAAAGTAGGAAATTCTCTATATGAATTCTTTATCCGTGAATATGCTGGTGTTGATCCTGCTACTGGAGAAGCTTTATGGTACAGAGATGATGCTAATGGTAACAAAGTAACTACAAATGATTATAGTGTTGCTACAAGGTATCAAACAGGTAAAGAATCTTTACCAGATATCGTTGGTGGTTTAACAAACTCTTTTAAATATAAAAACTGGGATTTAAACATTTTAATGAACTTTAGTTTAGGTAGTTATGTATATGACTCAACTTACGCTGGTTTAATGGGTGGTTTTGAAAACTTAGGTAGAGCTGCGTCACCTGACTTAGTAAATCGTTGGCAAAACCCTGGAGATGTTACTGACATTCCTCGTTTACAAGCTAGTAATAATGATTTTAGTGCTCAATCTGATAGGTTTTTATTTAAAAACGACTATTTAAGAGTTAAAGCTTTAACACTTGGATACTCTTTGCCAACAGATGTTGTAGAAAGAGCTGGATTAAGTAGATTCAGAATTTATTTCCAAGGGGACAATTTACTAACTTTCCAGAGTCATAAAGGTATTGACCCTGAACAAAGTTTAGCGGGTACAACAAATAGTAGATCTTTTAATCAAAGAATTTATTCTTTTGGAATTAATTTAGAATTATAA
- a CDS encoding RagB/SusD family nutrient uptake outer membrane protein yields the protein MKKNLTRFVTLLVVAVAMVSCNDDFLNDPKPTASVTNEVVFGSRAGADAFVSGIMRRFRGQFTSTDAAGVNSIYYARTVKGNDIIQRNTWFTFDYENDNREPTYRRTRFAWQYPFYMINQANALINGANASNLSATDKKQIVGQGRAIRAFFYFQLAMEFQHTYTYDKTLPAPPIYTDLSTVGKPMSTLEDMYKIIVDDLVYATQNLDASRLAKSYINQNTAYGILARVYQTMNNWTGAENAARMAYGGGSPASVLNGSYNAGFNDISNSEWIWGSAQSTDQSNYYWGAPHAHADHYVLSYSGTFINNDFVALFSPSDVRNIFVRAYGVPATDYRNYVTRKFTFKFDSDHPIIRTAEMLLVEAEAKYHNSDPTGAHNLLFALQSQRDPLAVKSSNTGQALLDEILVERRKELYAEIGVEWFDAKRYRKGITRTGNQRIMTSASLTADDKRFFLKVPQAEIDANDAIDDSVNTNR from the coding sequence ATGAAAAAAAATTTAACACGTTTCGTCACATTACTGGTAGTAGCGGTTGCTATGGTTAGCTGTAATGATGATTTTTTAAATGACCCTAAACCAACTGCTTCGGTAACTAATGAAGTAGTATTTGGTTCAAGAGCTGGAGCAGATGCGTTTGTTTCTGGTATCATGAGAAGATTTAGAGGGCAATTTACTTCAACTGATGCTGCTGGAGTTAACTCTATTTACTATGCAAGAACTGTAAAAGGTAATGATATTATTCAACGTAACACCTGGTTTACATTTGATTATGAAAACGATAACAGAGAGCCTACATACAGAAGAACTCGTTTTGCTTGGCAATATCCTTTTTACATGATTAACCAAGCTAACGCTTTAATTAATGGAGCTAATGCTTCAAATTTATCTGCAACAGATAAAAAGCAAATCGTTGGTCAAGGTAGAGCAATTAGAGCTTTCTTTTACTTTCAATTAGCTATGGAGTTTCAACATACTTATACGTATGACAAAACTTTACCAGCACCTCCTATTTATACAGACTTATCTACTGTAGGTAAACCAATGAGTACTTTAGAAGATATGTATAAAATAATTGTTGATGATTTAGTATATGCTACTCAAAACTTAGATGCAAGTAGGTTAGCTAAATCTTATATCAACCAGAATACTGCTTATGGTATTTTAGCGAGAGTATACCAAACTATGAATAACTGGACTGGTGCAGAAAATGCAGCTAGAATGGCTTATGGTGGTGGTTCTCCTGCTAGTGTTTTAAATGGTAGCTATAATGCTGGATTTAACGATATTTCAAATTCTGAGTGGATTTGGGGTAGCGCACAAAGTACTGACCAATCTAACTATTATTGGGGAGCTCCTCACGCACATGCTGATCATTATGTATTATCATATTCTGGTACTTTCATAAACAACGATTTTGTTGCTTTATTTAGCCCAAGTGATGTTAGAAACATATTTGTTAGAGCTTATGGTGTTCCAGCTACTGATTATAGAAACTACGTAACTAGAAAGTTTACTTTCAAGTTTGATTCTGATCACCCAATTATTAGAACAGCTGAAATGTTATTAGTTGAAGCTGAAGCTAAATACCATAATAGTGACCCAACCGGAGCTCACAATTTATTATTTGCTTTACAATCTCAAAGAGATCCTTTAGCTGTTAAATCATCTAATACTGGACAAGCTTTACTTGATGAAATTCTTGTTGAAAGAAGAAAAGAGTTATATGCTGAGATAGGTGTTGAATGGTTCGATGCAAAAAGATACAGAAAAGGTATTACAAGAACTGGTAACCAAAGAATTATGACTTCAGCTTCTTTAACTGCTGATGATAAAAGATTTTTCTTAAAAGTTCCTCAGGCTGAAATCGATGCAAATGATGCTATCGATGATAGTGTTAACACGAACAGATAA
- the rlmB gene encoding 23S rRNA (guanosine(2251)-2'-O)-methyltransferase RlmB, which yields MEENTVIFGIRAIIEAIESGSSINKVYLQKGLRGDLFFQLEKLVKKNKISTSVVPNEKLDRLSKHSNHQGAVAKISPVEFHDLENLIETTLENTDKPLFLLLDQVSDVRNFGAIIRTAECTGVHGIIIQKGGSAPVNAETIKTSAGAAFKIPICKVDHIKDAIFQLKAADIKIVSATEKTEDSIYDINFNQPLAIIMGSEHKGVSNSVLKLSDYKAKLPLLGEIESLNVSVACGAFLYETVRQRL from the coding sequence ATGGAAGAAAACACAGTAATTTTTGGAATTAGAGCAATTATTGAAGCAATTGAAAGTGGTTCATCAATAAATAAGGTATACCTTCAAAAAGGATTAAGAGGTGATCTATTTTTTCAATTAGAAAAATTAGTAAAAAAGAATAAAATTTCTACTAGTGTTGTGCCTAATGAAAAGTTAGACCGACTTTCTAAACATAGTAATCATCAGGGTGCTGTTGCAAAAATTTCACCTGTAGAATTCCATGATCTAGAAAACTTAATAGAAACTACTCTTGAAAATACAGATAAACCTTTATTTCTATTGTTAGATCAAGTTTCAGATGTAAGAAATTTCGGAGCTATTATTAGAACTGCTGAATGTACAGGTGTTCATGGAATAATAATTCAAAAAGGAGGTAGTGCACCTGTGAATGCCGAAACAATAAAAACTTCAGCTGGAGCAGCATTTAAGATACCTATTTGTAAGGTTGATCATATTAAAGATGCTATTTTTCAATTAAAAGCTGCAGATATTAAAATAGTTTCTGCTACTGAAAAAACAGAAGATTCTATTTATGACATCAATTTTAATCAACCATTAGCTATTATAATGGGATCAGAACATAAAGGAGTTAGTAATTCTGTTCTAAAACTTTCAGATTATAAAGCGAAATTACCATTACTAGGTGAAATAGAATCACTGAATGTATCTGTTGCTTGTGGTGCGTTTTTATATGAAACTGTAAGACAACGTTTATAA